The Eleutherodactylus coqui strain aEleCoq1 chromosome 6, aEleCoq1.hap1, whole genome shotgun sequence genome window below encodes:
- the LOC136631371 gene encoding C3a anaphylatoxin chemotactic receptor-like, translated as MEIHNLTKNFYNYTDYFYYDDFINIWTESYFSIYWFLQILSITCYSITTVLGLAGNALVIWISGFKMKTVSSVWFLNLAIVDFISCICLVFRVIQRILELHSIYIFFMCTISFTALLANMVTSVHFLIVISLDRCISVMWPLWAKVHRTRRMAFTLSGFMWLLNIIIFILPFIFEFDILSVSECSLTFYTQDRIRYRILEDVAIIVRNIFIFAIPFLTIFVSYGLIVLKLKTLRRRQSPRTFMIIVAILISFFVCWFPYHAWSLMSLTNIYSWKTDLIISEISTILACFNCAINPILYVFLGKDFKNNFVKSIPKRVEIILSDPGDFIDGSYENDTNNRTKALDTSV; from the coding sequence ATGGAGATTCATAACCTAACCAAGAATTTTTATAATTACACAGACTACTTCTATTATGATGATTTTATTAATATTTGGACAGAATCATACTTTAGCATCTATTGGTTTCTACAGATCCTCTCCATTACTTGCTACAGTATCACTACTGTGTTGGGATTAGCAGGAAATGCTCTGGTCATTTGGATTTCGGGATTTAAGATGAAGACAGTCAGTTCTGTGTGGTTCCTCAACCTGGCCATTGTTGACTTTATATCTTGCATCTGTCTCGTTTTTCGTGTCATACAAAGGATTTTGGAGCTTCACTCAATCtatatttttttcatgtgtactattaGTTTTACGGCACTGTTGGCAAACATGGTAACAAGCGTCCATTTCCTAATCGTCATAAGTCTTGATCGTTGCATATCAGTCATGTGGCCTTTATGGGCCAAAGTACACAGAACTAGAAGGATGGCCTTTACCCTCTCAGGATTCATGTGGTTATTAAATATCATTATCTTTATCCTTCCATTCATTTTTGAGTTTGACATTTTAAGTGTTTCCGAATGCTCTTTGACTTTTTATACACAAGACAGAATCAGGTACAGAATTTTAGAAGATGTAGCAATTATTGTACGGAATATTTTCATATTTGCCATACCATTTCTTACTATTTTTGTTTCATATGGACTCATTGTATTAAAACTAAAGACCCTTCGAAGACGTCAGTCACCCCGAACATTCATGATCATAGTTGCAATTCTGATAAGTTTCTTTGTATGTTGGTTTCCATACCACGCTTGGTCACTGATGTCTTTAACCAACATTTATAGTTGGAAAACTGATCTAATCATAAGTGAAATTTCCACCATTTTGGCATGTTTCAACTGTGCCATCAATCCTATACTCTACGTCTTTCTGGGCAAAGACTTTAAAAACAACTTTGTGAAATCCATACCCAAAAGGGTAGAAATTATCCTGAGTGATCCTGGTGACTTCATTGATGGAAGTTATGAAAATGACACAAATAACAGAACTAAAGCATTGGATACCAGCGTGTAA